The Aureibacter tunicatorum genome includes a window with the following:
- a CDS encoding RHS repeat-associated core domain-containing protein, with translation MNRFFTILHLIGLIVLNSYLANGQDQVPEAYRVLRDGSKSVSEEALLSPGTYLSDQNLTEPKNLFFVSSGCVTGTYYPAFHFRYIWSTPGIGSKSPYRTDTDWSVRIRLDVESLRTGKQWSEEMQLNMQDQVFEQVAFMDTLVQCFDDYTYLVTILDESQLDDAKHRIAVQPMLYRKKTDFYSSLDIYNVFPQEVVEEATYGNHFVSKIDYLMTWDNVLDADGYQFEWLFMDQLNINNENPFNNQSLFRSAIRVNLSNNEYLLRAGEYVQGDFYCRVRAYRENASGGIQYGQWKIVLVSNNGIPNLEIDNINNISYDKNWQKSTSYAENGKSKSVISYYDGLLRNRQTLTNLNTDQTTLISSSLYDYEGRASISPLPAPMQGTSLKYRDVNAFKTAEGVAPNVSDVVKNDAFHKFHYDNGGEKKTPMDSKKAGASSYYSPDNDFIKIIDLRGQGTQWWIDPEKMIPDAEEYPYAQTMYTNDGNSRPTMQSGLGSKFRFGFELDNPEDAHDTRYFYTTPTSVELYRLFGLNVGNSLHYKKNAVMDPNGQVSLTYLDQSGRTVATALTGAGPANLEKLPSNNPEENRLIVSLNDKNILLKDQATISHKIFNEKASSEYIFEYELSSISSTISALDYCHTCEYDLEISMVDPLQREMNLTGADEGEERNIIIKGLSTDNCDVVHSLIEGDKVSFTVILNDIGEYTISKRLITKEKSYEELKAIAVALPEAIAKKAETDAKANIVDESLCDACTTIECWEESHPGETLDTKLADISLASYKYSGEECVIDFYENNEASVSGGDVFDLRLAMYATWDDVPSSLKTLNGIVDNDPFFQFEFSNMKTRMKELLGNMHIGTDASGQNIRASWNDIVNPQATSLKYNEYGEKSGSGNHVLYREQSSEDTKLIQWNMGRGYYLEAKRQLKLEIPEILNCPELKKRYELQDMSNKPQTEVEIMQEEEYDAWTDPSNYPTDEYANMAMVSILSSCGDYNESLQSLSSADQARVLDLLKEYFSNQATFDKQSGFPGNILGDIYTEDWEATSGPLSEVKQILQSYGFNCAMSEVTVIKPVWACENNISFDLKSRIQTGTETVKMNIRPAGEIDIPNSTCQISRISVREGSEYIQGGTHTGSSYTFQWREEVKGNITVSIELVQFLPCGPEELTQTFYVNTSTETRPIYSVTTESKSYCKKYSSSTTTGLEVFNYEFSFQDWKNVCLDKAREKAAQDAEQEYEAYIETIIAELSDTKCLASAEENFTYSYSLADYHYTLYYYDQSGNLVMTVPPKGVNPLSGEDALRFAQYKSSMTSSDNPRHEMTTRYVYNSLNQLSKQYSPDGGETLFWYDRLGRLRFSQNAKQREPVIAEDGVTEQYRLSYTRYDDLGRVVESGECLDGFFGNTPTVQIQDVVNDMSYPGASIAKLSHIMTYYDSPSEDIPSEEDFVQENLRNRVSWVIARQDSEDFMPVSTYYSYDIHGNVKSILHDNPGAGYKRLDYVYDLVSGNVNYVFYQYGKSDQFAHRYDYDADNRLKYVETSTDMYLWNREATYRYYPHGPLARVELGHYKVQGLDYYYTLQGWLKGVNTPGENDMVGGDGAGTSYVARDAFAYQLGYFEGDYKPIYSPNSHNEMNMWHNTNTLYGEENQTYKGLYNGNIAYMVTDLPQVGYQAGERLKGVNAMVYRYDQLNRIVASRALTDIVAPSYPTPLQVSERAKGTVPSAYDTDYTYDANGNLLTLKRYDNNGALQEDFAYQYDERNGKTNKLLALQTPQGQLDQNYQEQTVYSFGNDEDLYKRAIYKTYLTGSGQYNAKAAEEIILDHGFYSDGTGEFNTTIETVPEEVTEDPQFVRYVYDEIGNLIEDKEDGIKIYWNVQGKVDSIKREGIDAMLIRFRYDATGNRVEKSSVKSIRSNDPVIIENNISEPQTNPYVIDIEEIQKTTYIRDASGNVMGTYETHVVEWGYYTHTGPGPGVPGPVSTSSIPGSGPRRGGFTLKDRAFKHDLYGSSRLGQYDNTADIGQRKFGSRSYELSNHLGNVLAVVSDKVKLEPDAEGKVNYHPEVLSTSDYYPFGLQMIGRMTGAKGYRYGFNGKEKDQDGEWGSQTNYDYGFRIYNPTIAKFLSVDPLTKSYPWYTPYQFAGNKPIWAIDLDGLEELIYTNSFSGYKDDVELSIIASDKLKMIMDNISDPEKAANIKIYFTVNSELTYTKENGSTIDVESIARAIYRFKSHFNSKEEETTWIQENISKPEVLEKILEIDRFEEVFKRMGVTAEELVNQFNENSNLKIYNVNLNEQRISNEGDFLKTFYHEVYLHLQRRLGVRHNPSGYAEDGVGDHAWGHNFYAYSQHYSNGGYSESSLLGGYSPKKKFIIYDSPVGSINHEIDKITDFKKKLYKSFNLFNTTSDE, from the coding sequence ATGAATAGATTCTTTACGATACTACACTTAATTGGCTTGATAGTTTTGAACTCATATCTGGCCAATGGACAAGATCAGGTGCCTGAGGCATATCGAGTGCTTCGGGATGGAAGCAAATCTGTGTCAGAGGAAGCTTTGCTTTCTCCAGGCACATATTTGAGTGATCAAAATTTGACGGAGCCCAAGAACTTGTTTTTTGTAAGCTCTGGCTGTGTCACAGGCACATATTATCCGGCTTTTCACTTTAGGTATATATGGTCTACTCCGGGTATTGGATCAAAAAGTCCTTATCGCACAGATACGGATTGGTCGGTTCGAATACGTTTGGATGTGGAAAGTTTGAGAACAGGAAAGCAATGGAGCGAGGAAATGCAATTGAATATGCAAGATCAAGTCTTCGAGCAAGTCGCCTTTATGGATACTTTGGTTCAATGCTTTGACGATTATACTTATTTGGTAACTATACTGGATGAAAGCCAATTGGATGATGCAAAGCATCGAATTGCCGTTCAACCGATGCTTTATCGCAAAAAAACGGATTTTTATTCCAGTTTGGATATCTACAACGTATTTCCACAAGAAGTTGTAGAGGAAGCTACTTATGGCAATCACTTTGTTTCCAAAATTGACTATCTGATGACATGGGATAATGTTCTTGACGCGGATGGGTATCAATTCGAATGGCTGTTCATGGACCAATTGAATATCAATAACGAGAACCCATTTAATAATCAAAGCTTGTTTCGATCGGCAATCAGAGTGAACTTGTCCAATAATGAGTACTTGTTGAGAGCGGGTGAATATGTTCAAGGTGATTTTTATTGCAGAGTAAGAGCTTATAGAGAAAATGCCTCAGGAGGAATCCAATATGGCCAATGGAAGATTGTATTGGTGAGTAATAATGGAATTCCTAATTTGGAAATTGATAATATTAATAATATTTCTTATGATAAAAATTGGCAAAAATCGACTAGTTATGCCGAAAATGGAAAATCCAAGTCGGTGATATCATATTATGACGGTTTGTTGAGAAATAGGCAAACGCTTACCAATCTCAATACAGACCAGACGACTTTGATTTCCAGCTCATTATACGATTATGAAGGTAGAGCTTCGATATCGCCATTGCCTGCTCCTATGCAGGGTACATCTCTTAAATATAGGGATGTGAATGCTTTTAAAACAGCCGAGGGAGTGGCTCCCAATGTGTCTGATGTTGTGAAAAATGACGCTTTTCACAAATTTCATTATGATAATGGAGGGGAGAAAAAGACTCCGATGGATTCCAAAAAAGCAGGCGCTAGCAGTTATTATTCCCCTGACAATGATTTCATTAAAATTATTGACTTGAGAGGCCAAGGAACCCAATGGTGGATTGATCCTGAGAAGATGATTCCTGACGCTGAAGAGTATCCATACGCGCAGACAATGTATACGAACGATGGCAATAGCAGACCTACTATGCAATCCGGGTTGGGGAGCAAATTCCGATTTGGTTTTGAGTTGGATAACCCCGAAGATGCCCATGATACACGTTATTTCTATACTACACCTACTTCCGTGGAGTTGTATCGTTTGTTTGGTTTGAATGTTGGAAACTCTTTGCATTATAAAAAAAATGCGGTGATGGACCCCAATGGCCAAGTAAGTCTAACTTATTTGGATCAATCGGGTCGAACGGTGGCTACCGCTTTGACAGGCGCAGGACCTGCCAACTTAGAGAAACTTCCGAGTAATAATCCTGAGGAAAATCGTTTGATTGTGAGCTTGAATGATAAAAATATTTTGTTGAAAGATCAAGCGACCATCAGTCATAAGATATTCAACGAAAAAGCAAGTTCTGAATATATCTTCGAGTATGAGCTAAGTTCTATCTCATCAACCATAAGCGCATTGGATTATTGTCATACTTGCGAGTATGATCTGGAAATATCCATGGTTGATCCCTTGCAAAGAGAAATGAACCTTACTGGTGCGGATGAGGGAGAAGAGAGAAATATCATTATCAAAGGACTTAGCACGGATAATTGCGATGTTGTACATTCATTGATTGAAGGGGATAAAGTGAGCTTCACTGTGATACTTAACGATATCGGTGAATATACAATTAGCAAAAGACTAATAACCAAGGAAAAAAGCTATGAGGAACTAAAAGCAATAGCTGTGGCATTGCCAGAAGCAATTGCGAAAAAAGCGGAAACTGACGCTAAAGCCAATATTGTGGACGAGAGTCTTTGCGACGCTTGCACAACAATAGAATGTTGGGAAGAAAGCCATCCTGGAGAAACGCTTGACACCAAATTGGCGGATATCTCATTGGCCAGTTATAAGTATAGTGGAGAAGAATGCGTCATAGATTTTTATGAAAATAATGAAGCTTCTGTGTCTGGAGGCGATGTATTTGATTTGAGGCTGGCAATGTACGCTACTTGGGATGATGTGCCAAGCTCATTGAAAACATTGAACGGCATCGTGGACAATGATCCATTTTTTCAGTTTGAGTTTTCGAACATGAAGACCAGAATGAAGGAATTGTTGGGCAATATGCATATTGGCACTGACGCTAGTGGCCAGAATATCAGAGCCAGCTGGAATGATATTGTGAATCCTCAGGCAACGTCTTTGAAATACAATGAATATGGAGAAAAGAGCGGATCAGGCAATCATGTGTTATACAGGGAGCAAAGCAGCGAAGACACCAAGCTTATTCAGTGGAATATGGGAAGAGGTTATTATTTGGAAGCGAAGCGCCAGCTTAAATTGGAGATTCCTGAGATTCTAAATTGTCCTGAGTTGAAGAAAAGATATGAGCTGCAAGATATGAGCAATAAGCCGCAGACTGAGGTGGAAATCATGCAAGAGGAAGAATATGATGCTTGGACTGATCCTTCAAATTATCCAACTGACGAATACGCCAATATGGCGATGGTCAGTATATTAAGCTCCTGCGGAGATTATAACGAGAGTTTGCAGTCTCTATCAAGCGCTGATCAAGCTAGGGTGCTGGATTTGTTGAAGGAGTATTTTTCAAATCAAGCAACCTTTGACAAGCAAAGCGGTTTCCCAGGCAATATTTTGGGTGATATTTACACAGAAGACTGGGAAGCAACAAGCGGCCCTCTGAGCGAGGTGAAGCAAATTCTTCAATCATATGGCTTTAATTGTGCCATGTCAGAAGTGACTGTGATAAAGCCTGTGTGGGCTTGTGAAAATAATATTTCTTTTGATTTAAAATCTAGGATACAGACTGGTACTGAGACGGTTAAAATGAATATTAGACCAGCTGGCGAAATAGATATACCAAATTCAACTTGTCAAATAAGTAGAATTAGTGTTAGAGAGGGAAGTGAATATATTCAAGGAGGAACTCATACTGGTTCGAGTTATACTTTCCAATGGAGAGAAGAGGTTAAAGGCAATATTACTGTTAGTATTGAACTCGTTCAATTTTTACCTTGTGGTCCTGAGGAGTTAACTCAAACTTTTTATGTAAATACTTCTACTGAGACAAGACCTATATATAGTGTAACAACTGAAAGCAAATCTTACTGCAAAAAGTATTCATCATCGACTACTACGGGACTTGAAGTTTTCAATTATGAGTTTTCTTTCCAAGACTGGAAAAACGTATGCTTGGACAAAGCGAGAGAAAAAGCTGCTCAAGATGCTGAGCAGGAGTACGAGGCTTACATTGAAACCATAATTGCTGAGCTGAGCGACACGAAGTGTTTGGCTTCTGCCGAAGAGAATTTTACTTACAGTTATTCCTTGGCGGACTATCATTATACATTGTACTATTATGATCAGTCGGGCAATTTGGTGATGACCGTTCCTCCTAAGGGAGTGAATCCATTGTCGGGAGAAGACGCGCTTCGATTTGCGCAATACAAAAGCTCCATGACTTCTTCGGATAATCCGAGACATGAGATGACCACTCGCTATGTGTACAATAGCTTGAATCAACTGAGTAAGCAATATAGTCCGGATGGAGGAGAGACTTTGTTTTGGTATGATAGACTCGGACGATTGAGATTCTCTCAGAATGCGAAACAAAGAGAGCCGGTAATAGCAGAGGATGGCGTGACTGAACAGTACAGATTGTCTTATACCAGATATGATGATCTGGGTAGAGTTGTGGAATCGGGCGAATGCTTGGATGGGTTTTTCGGAAATACGCCAACGGTGCAAATTCAAGATGTCGTCAATGATATGTCCTATCCCGGAGCCTCCATTGCCAAGTTGAGCCATATCATGACATATTACGACAGTCCGTCGGAGGACATACCTTCGGAAGAAGACTTCGTTCAGGAGAATTTGAGAAATAGAGTGTCTTGGGTTATTGCCAGACAAGACAGCGAAGACTTTATGCCTGTGTCCACCTATTACAGCTATGATATTCATGGCAATGTGAAGTCTATACTGCATGACAATCCGGGAGCGGGCTATAAGCGATTGGATTATGTGTATGATTTGGTCAGCGGCAATGTCAATTACGTGTTTTACCAATATGGAAAGTCCGACCAGTTCGCGCATCGATATGATTATGATGCGGATAATCGATTGAAATATGTGGAAACTTCCACGGACATGTATTTGTGGAATAGAGAGGCTACGTACAGATACTATCCGCATGGACCGCTGGCTAGAGTGGAATTGGGGCATTACAAAGTGCAGGGACTTGATTATTATTACACGCTTCAGGGCTGGCTGAAAGGCGTCAATACGCCAGGCGAGAATGATATGGTAGGAGGCGACGGCGCCGGAACTTCTTATGTGGCCAGAGATGCTTTCGCCTATCAATTGGGCTATTTTGAAGGGGACTACAAGCCGATTTATTCTCCTAACAGCCATAATGAGATGAACATGTGGCACAATACCAACACGCTCTATGGCGAGGAGAACCAGACATACAAAGGATTGTACAATGGCAATATCGCATATATGGTCACCGATTTGCCTCAAGTCGGCTATCAAGCGGGAGAGAGGCTGAAAGGCGTGAACGCTATGGTGTACAGGTATGATCAGCTCAATAGAATTGTCGCTTCCAGAGCGCTGACTGATATCGTCGCGCCAAGTTATCCTACTCCTTTGCAAGTATCGGAAAGAGCCAAGGGTACTGTGCCGTCCGCCTATGATACGGATTATACCTATGACGCTAATGGCAACCTGTTGACGCTTAAGCGATATGATAACAATGGCGCTTTGCAGGAAGATTTCGCTTATCAATATGACGAACGAAATGGCAAGACCAATAAATTGCTGGCATTGCAAACTCCTCAAGGACAATTGGATCAGAACTATCAAGAGCAGACGGTTTATTCTTTTGGCAATGATGAGGACTTGTACAAGCGCGCGATATATAAAACGTACCTAACAGGGAGCGGCCAGTACAATGCAAAAGCCGCGGAAGAAATTATTCTTGATCATGGATTTTACAGCGATGGCACGGGAGAGTTCAATACTACCATCGAGACAGTGCCGGAAGAAGTGACTGAGGATCCTCAATTCGTCAGGTATGTGTATGACGAGATTGGCAACCTGATAGAGGACAAAGAAGATGGGATCAAGATTTATTGGAATGTGCAGGGCAAAGTGGACAGCATCAAAAGAGAAGGCATAGATGCGATGCTCATTCGATTCAGATATGATGCGACAGGAAATAGAGTTGAAAAAAGCTCGGTCAAAAGCATTAGGTCTAATGATCCGGTGATCATCGAGAACAATATCAGCGAGCCTCAGACAAATCCATATGTCATTGATATTGAAGAAATTCAAAAAACTACGTATATTAGGGATGCGTCAGGCAATGTGATGGGAACTTATGAGACCCATGTGGTCGAGTGGGGTTATTACACGCATACAGGGCCTGGCCCTGGAGTACCTGGGCCTGTGAGTACTTCTTCGATTCCAGGCAGTGGGCCTAGAAGAGGAGGATTTACGCTTAAGGATCGCGCTTTCAAGCATGACTTGTACGGTTCGTCCAGACTAGGGCAGTATGACAATACCGCCGATATAGGGCAGCGTAAGTTTGGAAGCCGCAGCTATGAGTTGAGTAATCACCTGGGCAATGTGCTGGCGGTTGTGAGCGACAAAGTGAAGCTGGAGCCCGACGCGGAAGGCAAGGTGAATTATCACCCTGAAGTGCTCAGCACTTCTGATTATTACCCTTTCGGTCTGCAAATGATCGGAAGAATGACGGGAGCAAAAGGCTATCGTTATGGATTTAACGGCAAGGAGAAAGACCAAGACGGTGAGTGGGGTAGCCAGACGAATTATGACTATGGTTTCAGAATTTACAACCCTACCATCGCCAAGTTTTTGAGTGTTGATCCGTTGACTAAGAGTTATCCTTGGTATACGCCTTATCAGTTTGCGGGGAATAAGCCAATTTGGGCTATTGATCTTGATGGCCTTGAAGAATTAATATATACTAATTCATTTTCAGGTTATAAAGATGATGTAGAATTATCCATTATTGCAAGTGATAAGTTAAAAATGATAATGGATAATATTTCAGATCCTGAAAAGGCTGCAAATATTAAAATATACTTTACAGTTAATTCAGAGTTGACATATACTAAAGAAAATGGATCAACAATTGATGTAGAGTCTATCGCTCGTGCAATCTATAGATTTAAAAGTCATTTTAACTCTAAAGAGGAAGAAACAACCTGGATACAGGAAAATATCAGTAAACCAGAAGTTTTAGAAAAAATCTTAGAGATTGATAGATTTGAGGAGGTCTTTAAGCGTATGGGAGTAACAGCTGAGGAGTTAGTCAATCAATTTAATGAAAATTCAAATTTAAAGATTTATAATGTTAATCTTAATGAGCAAAGGATATCTAATGAGGGTGATTTTTTAAAAACATTTTATCACGAAGTTTATCTACACTTACAAAGAAGATTGGGAGTTCGACATAATCCATCAGGGTATGCAGAGGATGGAGTAGGAGATCATGCATGGGGACATAATTTTTATGCTTATTCTCAACACTACTCAAATGGTGGATATTCTGAAAGTAGTTTACTAGGTGGCTATTCTCCTAAAAAGAAGTTCATAATTTATGATAGTCCAGTTGGGAGTATAAATCATGAAATAGATAAAATCACTGATTTTAAGAAAAAACTATATAAATCTTTTAATTTATTTAACACTACAAGTGATGAATAG
- a CDS encoding OmpH family outer membrane protein, with translation MKQRILIVIGIILLLSACNQADKKLLGTSSLKVGYVDNMLLLEKYRATIVEYQDLKVFKEKQVATLDSLMKLVNLEDNPVEAEMKMKNFNHQKSILMDKENEIVQMIERKAWNKINQDLKEFGDLEGYSYILGAMGNGSLMYASKTEDITMDVLEYSNKKSHE, from the coding sequence ATGAAGCAAAGGATATTAATCGTAATTGGAATAATTTTACTTCTATCTGCTTGCAATCAAGCGGATAAAAAATTGCTTGGAACAAGCAGCTTGAAGGTGGGATATGTCGATAACATGCTATTGCTGGAGAAATATCGTGCGACTATTGTTGAGTATCAGGATCTTAAAGTTTTCAAGGAAAAACAAGTGGCAACTTTGGATTCGTTAATGAAACTAGTGAATCTAGAAGATAATCCTGTAGAAGCGGAAATGAAGATGAAAAATTTTAATCATCAGAAATCGATTCTTATGGACAAAGAAAATGAAATCGTCCAAATGATAGAGCGTAAAGCTTGGAATAAAATCAACCAAGACTTGAAAGAGTTTGGAGACTTGGAAGGCTATAGTTATATATTAGGAGCTATGGGCAATGGGTCATTAATGTATGCCTCAAAGACTGAAGATATAACGATGGACGTGTTGGAATACTCAAATAAAAAAAGCCATGAATAA
- a CDS encoding helix-turn-helix transcriptional regulator, translating into MLQIYTLVNFKQTLYDFFKHYKRSIFEKSAINRSFCSIKYLKMVSFGKKLRECRELKSFSQSGLAREINVHHSIIGRYERDEAKPTIDILKKLAFALGTTAGYLLGETEDSELFKDPKMLERLKELSHLPQQDKECILYTLDGLLQNVKARQAFGK; encoded by the coding sequence ATGCTACAAATTTACACTTTAGTGAATTTCAAGCAAACACTTTATGATTTTTTTAAACACTATAAGCGTAGTATATTTGAAAAATCAGCGATTAACCGCTCTTTTTGTAGCATAAAGTATCTAAAAATGGTTTCATTCGGTAAAAAATTAAGAGAATGCAGAGAACTGAAAAGCTTCTCTCAGTCGGGATTAGCTAGAGAAATAAATGTTCATCATTCTATTATTGGAAGATATGAACGTGATGAAGCCAAACCAACCATTGATATTTTAAAAAAATTGGCTTTTGCCTTAGGAACTACTGCTGGATATTTACTTGGAGAGACAGAGGATTCGGAACTGTTTAAAGATCCAAAGATGCTGGAAAGACTTAAAGAACTCAGTCACCTTCCTCAGCAAGATAAAGAATGTATTCTTTATACTTTAGACGGATTACTACAAAATGTAAAAGCAAGGCAGGCTTTTGGGAAATAA
- a CDS encoding DUF3526 domain-containing protein translates to MKNLLITIIKYEWLKMRRNPWQWLSLLVLAGASWFAFSYGEAEIKHQNETIASIQTSDDKQIDEFINAFAQDTSTSEGLTAYKKAQDPANMRWQLSRHVVSSPSELAQLSLGQRDVYPYYLKFRKNSSYYMQIFQSELNNPFKLLVGHFDFSFVMIYLLPLWIIAIAYNILSSEKDMGTYALLRLQGGSLQFITFYRLMFYFTVTLLCVTLIYMIGINILAIGFSLKIVYFYFGLVAYITCWFGILYLLISLNKDSSFNILSLLSMWVFFLIALPAFSNLIAYSVKKVDNKHLSNIIRRKPIEETPENARNLIWKLSEMEPRLHPIDTSSNTFLIGKAYYAFHAISDMEEKPIVNKYLAQVESRVAWLGYFEWINPAVMIQSICNQLAHTDYDAHAHFMEQSQSFHDMMNMISLKKLMKDQFLEKEDYQRLRDASLAGYEENTGLLLGRIFWLMIMGVALFYFGQYNLKKAH, encoded by the coding sequence ATGAAGAATTTGCTTATTACTATTATTAAGTACGAATGGCTGAAAATGCGCAGAAACCCATGGCAGTGGTTGTCGTTGTTGGTTTTGGCTGGAGCTTCATGGTTTGCTTTCAGTTATGGAGAAGCTGAGATAAAGCACCAGAATGAAACGATAGCCAGCATCCAAACTTCGGATGACAAGCAGATCGATGAATTCATTAACGCATTCGCTCAGGACACTTCAACAAGTGAGGGCCTGACAGCTTACAAGAAAGCTCAAGATCCAGCAAATATGCGTTGGCAACTTAGCAGGCATGTTGTATCATCGCCAAGCGAGTTGGCTCAGCTTTCATTAGGACAAAGAGATGTTTATCCTTATTATCTCAAGTTCAGAAAGAACTCTAGTTATTACATGCAAATATTCCAAAGCGAATTGAATAACCCTTTCAAGCTATTGGTTGGCCATTTCGATTTTAGCTTTGTTATGATTTATTTATTGCCCTTGTGGATTATCGCAATAGCTTATAATATCCTATCTTCAGAGAAAGACATGGGTACATATGCCTTGTTGCGTTTGCAAGGCGGTTCCCTTCAATTTATAACCTTTTATAGATTGATGTTCTATTTTACGGTCACATTATTATGCGTGACTTTGATATATATGATAGGGATTAATATCCTGGCAATAGGATTTAGTTTAAAGATTGTATATTTCTATTTTGGCTTAGTCGCATATATTACATGCTGGTTTGGCATTTTATATCTGTTGATCAGCTTGAATAAAGATTCGTCTTTCAATATTTTGTCGCTGTTGAGCATGTGGGTATTTTTCTTGATTGCTTTGCCGGCATTTTCGAATTTGATAGCCTACTCTGTCAAAAAAGTGGATAACAAACATCTTTCGAACATTATTAGGAGAAAACCTATAGAGGAAACTCCGGAAAACGCACGCAATTTGATATGGAAATTGAGCGAAATGGAACCACGGCTTCATCCGATTGACACAAGCTCCAATACATTTCTCATAGGAAAGGCTTATTATGCTTTTCATGCGATTTCAGACATGGAAGAAAAACCGATTGTCAATAAATATTTGGCGCAAGTGGAAAGCAGAGTGGCATGGCTTGGATATTTTGAATGGATAAATCCTGCGGTTATGATTCAAAGCATTTGCAATCAACTTGCGCATACTGATTATGATGCTCACGCCCACTTTATGGAGCAATCACAGTCTTTTCATGATATGATGAATATGATCAGTCTGAAGAAGTTGATGAAAGATCAGTTTTTGGAAAAGGAGGATTATCAGCGTTTAAGAGATGCTAGTTTGGCGGGATATGAAGAAAATACTGGCCTATTGTTGGGCAGGATTTTCTGGCTCATGATTATGGGAGTTGCATTGTTTTATTTTGGACAGTATAATTTGAAAAAAGCCCATTAG
- a CDS encoding class I SAM-dependent methyltransferase, which yields MNWSTHNQNTKLMDLPISNTLRYALNWLEEEGNSVGHAIDLGAGSGVDSFGLLEKGWKVTAVDFDANALDLIQKKVEEYGGIDRLNCYSTSFEEMVLPASDLINASFSLPFCKPEAFERVWSIIYASLRSRGVFCGHFFGKEDSWFPNENMIFHDGKDIGRCFEKFDILKIQEINRIGKTLGGKEKHWHVFHIAAVKR from the coding sequence ATGAATTGGTCAACGCACAATCAAAATACAAAGTTAATGGATTTGCCCATATCCAATACGCTGAGATATGCTTTGAATTGGTTGGAGGAAGAAGGAAATTCTGTCGGGCATGCGATAGATTTGGGAGCCGGATCTGGAGTTGATTCATTTGGATTGTTGGAAAAAGGTTGGAAAGTTACAGCTGTTGATTTCGATGCAAACGCTTTGGATTTGATTCAAAAGAAAGTAGAAGAGTATGGTGGTATTGATAGATTGAACTGTTATTCAACTTCTTTTGAAGAAATGGTTTTGCCGGCGAGCGACTTGATCAACGCTTCCTTTTCATTACCGTTTTGCAAGCCGGAAGCATTTGAACGAGTATGGAGTATTATTTATGCTTCATTGCGAAGCAGGGGTGTCTTTTGCGGACATTTTTTTGGGAAAGAGGACAGCTGGTTTCCAAATGAAAATATGATCTTTCATGACGGCAAGGATATTGGGCGATGCTTTGAAAAATTCGATATTTTAAAAATTCAGGAAATCAATCGAATAGGCAAGACTCTTGGAGGCAAGGAAAAACATTGGCATGTTTTTCATATAGCAGCGGTAAAGCGTTAA